From Thermodesulfobium sp. 4217-1:
AGGATCGTCTTCTATTATCAACGAACCTGTTTTGTTCGCAATCTCTATTACCTTTTTCCTTCTTTCGAGAGACATCGTTATCCCTGCTGGGTTATGAAAGTTTGGTAAAAGATAGATAAACTTAGGATTATATTTTTTTATTTTCTCTTCTAGTAAATCTGTTACAGTGCCGTTTTTGTCTATTGGAATAGTTGCGAATTTGGTTTCGTAAGCCGTAAATGCTTGTATAGCACCAAGATATGATGGCTCTTCCAGGAGTATGTAGTCGTCAGGGTCACACATGATCTTCGCTATAAGATCAAGGGCTTGTTGGGACCCGTTTGTAAGAAGAATATTTTTTGCGCTGCACTTTATGCCCTTTTTTGAAAGATATGATGCGATAAATTCTCGTAAAGGCGGATACCCCTCAGTAATAGTATATTGGAGAGCCTGTGTGCCACTATCTCTAAGAACCTTGTCTGATGCCTCTTTAAATTCATTGACTGGAAATGTTTCTGGACCCGGCAAGCCACCTGCAAAGGATATCATTTCCTTTTTGGCGGTAAGCTTCAAGAGCTCTCTTATGACAGAGCTTTCTAACAAATTTGTTCTTTTTGCCATTCGTTCAGCCCACATTTAAAAACCTCCACTTATTTATTTGGTATTTCTCTAAACCCAATTTAATAGTTAAATCAACATGCTTATAACCTTATTATATTAGAAATTTTAGAAAAAGTGAATTTTTTGTAATCTATATAATTTATTGTAATAATTGATATAAGCATCTCTTATGTAATAATTTTGGCCAAAACGAAAAATTTATTGTAAACTATATATAGTAATTTTGAAGTAAATAAACTATATATAGTTTATTGTTTCTCTAATTATATAATTTTTAAGGAAGAAGGGGTAGGAAGATGAAATGTCCTTATTGTGATTCAAATGATTCTAAGGTTATTGATACCCGCTTTGTAGAGGATAGCGGAGTTATAAGGAGAAAAAGAGAGTGTCTCTCTTGCGGAAAGAGATTTACTACACATGAGGTTTACGAAGAGGGTTCTAAAAAAGAGATAGATACCAATTCTGATGAGACTGTTATATTTTCTCCCGATTTTGTAAAAAAGAGGGATGGCAGGGTAGTGCCCTTTGATATTTTCAGGATTGAGAGGGCTATTTCAAAGGCGTTTAAAGCTGTAGGGGAGCACCTTGGGGCAGAAAGAGACTTGACCGTAAGGGTCTCGAAAAAACTTTATCGTCAGTACAAAGATCAAGATGTAGTAGATATTGAAAGAATTCAAGACGTAGTGGAAGAAGTCTTGATAGAGAATGGCTTTGCAAAAGTTGCAAAGGCCTACATCCTTTATAGAAGGAAGAGACAAGAAGCAAGAGAAAATCTTTCTTGTGCAGTGGACATAGAGCACATAATCCAGGATTATCTTCATCAGGAAGATTGGAGAACGAATGAGAACTCCAATACCACATATTCTTATCCAGGGCTGGTTCTTCACGCTGCGGGATCGGTTATGGCTCACTACACTTTGAATCGTATCTATCCTGATGAGGTAAAGGATGCCCATGTAAGCGCTGATATGCACATTCACGACCTTTCGTATGGCATTACAGCTTATTGCGCAGGCTGGTCTCTGGAGGATCTATTAAGGGAAGGCTTTGGCGGCGTTCCTG
This genomic window contains:
- a CDS encoding PLP-dependent aminotransferase family protein; amino-acid sequence: MWAERMAKRTNLLESSVIRELLKLTAKKEMISFAGGLPGPETFPVNEFKEASDKVLRDSGTQALQYTITEGYPPLREFIASYLSKKGIKCSAKNILLTNGSQQALDLIAKIMCDPDDYILLEEPSYLGAIQAFTAYETKFATIPIDKNGTVTDLLEEKIKKYNPKFIYLLPNFHNPAGITMSLERRKKVIEIANKTGSLIIEDDPYGDLRYTGESLSPIKALDVNDNVIYLGTFSKILSPGVRIGWIVAPDNIMIKLVEAKQGADLCSSPFIHMVVNELCKNNILETQLPKIKKIYGERCKLMLDSIEKYFPSGSDWTKPEGGLFIWVQLQDKYNTKELFNKAIEKNVAYVPGFCFYANGGGESTMRLNFSNAQNDMIEVGIKRLSEIF